Proteins from a genomic interval of Antedon mediterranea chromosome 5, ecAntMedi1.1, whole genome shotgun sequence:
- the LOC140048561 gene encoding uncharacterized protein isoform X1 produces the protein MDIRGQSSLKNINEKLPDDWSAKIDQQGRLYYLNHRERVSQWLPPAGNWNLRADLPYGWEAAIDENKKSYYIDHVSESTTRADPFEADDIQPVEREVTLVRDSALGFGFIAGSERPVVVRSVTEGGPSVDKLLPGDEICRIDDENVRMSDREYIINKIRNSIESIRLTVIQPYIDKTGLKSSFLSATKKHKLKNKPTRVRFAESPEGMAVTSIQGKVPASLVYLPSVLKVYLENNQTKSFKYDSKTNVKDVLNTLQEKLNITCMQYFSLVMQDMRSTSHHKFILLHENETLQNIASRPGSQHWKCLFRITFVPKDAYDLLTADENAFEYFYLQCCNDVINERFASELKFDVAVRLAALHIHQHVLSNHQTSKVSQKIIEREGGLDRFLPKSIIQHMKGRELRRMINHYIKQNQNLTAPGQKHLTALQTKLHYLKIISEQKTFGGKFYYATQLSTSSDDKRADVTLLIGPKCGIMQVIHLKGNITHHLADFDQLEFIELSHEGSNVIRVTIGVRDEEPIILMLQSDEGQDLINLINGYHKLYNEGDEPLITTMDSNSFLVCGETPRYRGQHTVAVSDWNYLSDMVSENLSSITRKEKIREGYMMADFSQGPPSFNQGSAFKFSPSLPNLKLSEQNHNDPLPVSTILNSPVYCSPQSPSEHSSDDSSSLEGIIEIMYNSKNNVETSNKPDTSPSKVQPDSVPVKEKRRRFSDILSPMRRTSLSDMRFDVTDTVATNDLITEHRKAKDSHVQLLKYRTVHSSSEDSDSDVETSDAPSGLQKVRDSMLLPKTKNHFSLWSFDKEDSLKEDQDGDTTVESDTIDLTLNRLNGSTVGNNNAKEENVISEDALKENGEVSENDNSDIPVSVIDLPSNVKKSSEVTKPSDEAHGMQMAAIEALSTLDSPAFAPREVKRRDIGYESDSGNETISSEIIDSGDVVGLTNSPNDYLDINTGPCNEDKDNESHDRGEILVNGTSQNSDTDSSSTLRGSTPNLSNIEVNDDDVGGDEYVPADFNSIDTLIASMVVPPPPSESTENDEFIKSLLPPPTFGDEESIENNQIVPPPPCFGEEIEETIDKDVSAIVPSLDLNSITNNDDSNDEEYIPDILQEITQTLDETNDKKCEEPSPLVQRRLGLMAVEPTQNSIDSGFVAESVDSDSIVSLQSTSENGNKTVASDSEDDTHETTVFTTDGTEFFLETLVFSKSPDKSKSPSEEEVEVEGEKPKTPPTPVPPPRRKYNTESFKRKMAMKEEQPKIHRPKSLDCLDIKRSSSMRVSTGSMEYLDDKSSVAIYATIKRSSTAIHRKSPVRADVLFQHSSDDTPTAEELNRDFCLPTDSKPIYRSQTFSSSDKVPHRKAPPPPVKPKRSPSPMFRKSTANDESNSNNNHKAPSKKEALLKRPLSFSNPFTRAKNALKGKKSLDAAEYPTSKPKPGPKPLKAMTFMGSPETSNRHSISESKNNRPHSLNLSEINNVETKDVSGVTRSESVRSPKNIISPNLSPTKSPLKYSSSFNVPGERPATSTFQSPPPVPGYRPHSPRVPPPPKPATPPVVSSRNQSPSSSLRSSSSSPSFQFYIDNLESGLSYPTRTPSPITSSRTSSPVPKKYQSPVQSPVIAKLPLRSVKSGPPVYPKPLRATPSPTPSSTSSKTPDSDSPPPLPSTIPPIPSSFSSQTNTTPSPPPALPNSLPPGMEVSFYVSPDSPELPDDSYKAEEIPQDDVIKMALEKEYSGSDALNDAIADVQKLVAFIEKYSDTVTPIPDATQFQEYKQDLVANTKEFTGNVKLLVSSAALSYEKLTSRVEDSVHTLARLYDNSRSAIASMSSVMQAHNLGTKVRDVANTFSSTLQIAQEAHGKPINHPKMQLLLRQAQTMAAILSALIRTLRILQN, from the exons TCACCGTGAAAGAGTCTCCCAGTGGTTACCCCCGGCAGGAAACTGGAATCTCCGAGCGGACTTGCCGTACGGATGGGAAGCAGCTATCGATGAGAACAAGAAGTCATATTACATTGA TCATGTCAGTGAATCAACAACACGTGCAGATCCGTTTGAGGCTGACGACATTCAACCTGTAGAACGTGAAGTCACCCTGGTACGTGACAGTGCTCTTGGATTCGGTTTTATCGCTGGCAGCGAGCGCCCTGTCGTCGTTAGATCGGTAACTGAAG GTGGCCCATCAGTGGATAAGTTGTTACCAGGTGACGAGATTTGCAGGATAGATGATGAAAACGTTCGGATGAGTGATCGAGAATATATCATAAACAAAATCAG aAATTCAATTGAATCTATACGACTGACTGTTATTCAACCGTACATCGATAAAACCGGTCTGAAATCATCGTTTCTGAGTGctacaaaaaaacacaaactgAAGAACAAGCCGACGAGGGTACGCTTCGCAGAATCTCCAGAAGGCATGGCTGTCACTTCCATTCAG GGTAAAGTTCCTGCTAGCTTAGTTTATCTACCAAGTGTTCTGAAAGTCTATCTTGAAAACAACCAGacaaaatcatttaaatatGACAGTAAAACAAATGTTAAG gaCGTATTAAACACTTTACAGGAGAAACTGAACATCACATGCATGCAGTACTTCTCGCTCGTTATGCAAGACATGCGGAGCACATCACATCATAAATTTATCTTACTTCATGAAAACGAAACACTTCAAAAT ATTGCATCAAGGCCAGGATCGCAGCATTGGAAATGTCTCTTTCGCATCACTTTTGTCCCCAAAGATGCATATGATCTCCTCACAGCAGATGAAAATGCCTTTGAATATTTTTATCTACAG TGCTGTAATGATGTTATAAATGAACGCTTTGCTTCTGAGCTCAAGTTTGATGTAGCAGTTCGGCTAGCAGCCTTACATATCCACCAGCACGTTCTAAGCAATCATCAAACAAGCAAAGTGTCACAGAAAATTATTGA GAGAGAAGGCGGTTTGGATCGATTCTTACCAAAGTCTATCATACAGCACATGAAAGGACGGGAGTTGCGCCGCATGATTAAtcattacataaaacaaaatcaaaatcttACAGCACCAGGACAAAAG CATTTAACAGCATTACAAACAAAACTTCATTATCTGAAGATAATCAGTGAACAAAAAACATTTGGAGGGAAATTTTACTATGCCACACAACTG TCAACATCATCAGACGACAAAAGAGCTGATGTAACCCTTCTGATTGGTCCAAAATGCGGCATCATGCAGGTGATTCATTTAAAGGGTAACATAACGCATCATCTCGCCGACTTTGATCAATTAGAATTTATTGAATTGTCACACGAGGGCAGCAACGTCATCCGGGTGACAATTGGCGTCAGAGACGAAGAG CCAATTATTCTAATGTTGCAATCTGACGAAGGGCAAGACTTAATTAACCTAATTAATGGTTACCATAAGCTGTATAACGAAGGTGATGAACCATTAATTACAACAATGGACTCAAACTCATTCTTAGTTTGTGGAGAAA CCCCTCGGTATAGAGGGCAGCATACTGTTGCTGTATCAGACTGGAACTATCTGTCTGATATGGTCTCTGAAAACCTATCCAGTATTACTAGGAAAGAAAAGATCCGAGAAGGCTATATGATGGCTGATTTCTCACAAGGTCCACCATCATTCAACCAAGGTTCTGCTTTTAAATTtag TCCATCTCTTCCAAACTTAAAGCTGTCTGAACAGAACCATAATGATCCTCTGCCAGTATCCACCATTTTGAACTCACCAGTGTATTGCAGTCCTCAAAGTCCATCAGAACATTCTTCAGATGATTCATCTAGTCTTGAAGGAATAATTGAGATAATGTATAACTCAAAGAACAATGTTGAAACTTCGAATAAACCTGATACATCACCCTCAAAAGTTCAACCAGATTCTGTGCCAGTTAAAGAAAAGAGAAGGAGATTTTCTGATATTTTGTCGCCAATGCGACGGACTAGTTTATCTGACATGCGTTTTGATGTCACAGATACAGTTGCTACAAATGATTTAATAACAGAACACAGAAAAGCAAAAGACAGTCATGTGCAACTGCTGAAATATCGAACTGTTCATAGTAGTTCTGAGGATTCAGACTCTGATGTTGAGACCAGTGATGCACCTTCTGGTCTCCAAAAAGTCAGAGACTCAATGTTACTGCCAAAGACTAAAAATCATTTTAGCTTGTGGAGCTTTGATAAAGAAGACAGTTTAAAAGAAGACCAGGATGGCGATACAACAGTTGAAAGTGATACCATTGATCTCACATTGAATAGATTAAATGGCTCAACAGTAGGTAATAACAATGCAAAGGAAGAAAATGTAATCTCAGAGGATGCTTTAAAAGAAAATGGAGAAGTATCTGAAAATGATAACTCTGATATTCCAGTTTCTGTGATTGATTTGCCatcaaatgttaaaaaaagtaGCGAAGTCACAAAACCATCTGATGAAGCACATGGTATGCAAATGGCAGCGATtgaagctctttctacacttgATTCTCCAGCGTTTGCTCCAAGGGAAGTAAAGAGAAGAGACATTGGTTACGAATCAGATTCTGGAAATGAAACCATATCCTCCGAGATCATTGATAGTGGAGATGTGGTGGGATTGACTAATTCGCCAAATGATTATTTAGACATTAATACTGGTCCTTGTAATGAGGATAAAGACAATGAGTCACATGATCGAGGAGAGATATTGGTTAATGGAACATCGCAAAACTCGGACACTGACAGTAGTTCTACTCTGAGAGGTAGCACTCCAAATTTGAGCAATATTGAAgtcaatgatgatgatgttggtgGTGATGAATATGTACCGGCAGATTTTAACAGTATTGATACTTTAATCGCATCTATGGTGGTTCCACCacctccttctgaaagtactgaAAATGATGAGTTTATTAAGTCGTTGCTTCCTCCACCAACATTTGGTGATGAGGAATCAATAGAAAATAATCAAATTGTTCCACCACCTCCTTGTTTTGGAGAAGAGATTGAAGAAACAATTGATAAAGATGTATCTGCCATTGTACCATCATTGGATCTAAATTCCATAACAAACAATGATGATAGTAATGATGAAGAGTATATACCAGATATTTTACAGGAAATTACACAGACACTTGATGAAACGAACGATAAAAAATGTGAAGAGCCTAGTCCATTGGTACAAAGAAGACTAGGGCTTATGGCAGTGGAACCAACACAAAATAGTATAGATAGTGGCTTTGTGGCAGAGAGTGTAGACAGTGATTCCATTGTGTCTCTTCAATCAACTTCAGAAAATGGCAACAAAACTGTTGCGTCTGACAGTGAGGACGATACTCATGAAACTACAGTTTTTACCACAGATGGTACTGAGTTCTTTTTAGAAACTCTTGTTTTTAGTAAGTCACCAGATAAATCGAAAAGTCCTTCAGAAGAAGAGGTAGAAGTAGAGGGAGAAAAGCCTAAAACACCTCCAACACCAGTTCCGCCACCAAGAAGGAAGTACAACACTGAATCTTTCAAAAGAAAAATGGCCATGAAAGAAGAACAGCCAAAAATTCACCGTCCAAAGTCACTTGACTGTCTTGATATAAAAAGATCATCATCTATGAGAGTTAGTACTGGTTCCATGGAATATCTTGACGATAAGAGTAGTGTTGCCATCTATGCAACAATTAAGAGATCATCAACAGCAATACATAGAAAGTCACCAGTTCGTGCTGATGTTCTCTTTCAGCATTCTAGTGATGATACTCCAACTGCTGAAGAACTCAACAGAGATTTCTGTTTACCGACTGATAGtaaacctatttatagaagtCAGACTTTTTCAAGCAGTGATAAGGTGCCTCACCGTAAAGCGCCCCCACCCCCTGTCAAACCAAAGCGTAGTCCTTCACCTATGTTTCGTAAATCAACTGCAAATGATGAATCAAATTCAAACAATAATCACAAGGCACCATCTAAAAAAGAAGCTCTTTTAAAGCGACCTTTGTCATTCTCAAACCCATTTACAAGAGCGAAAAACGCTCTTAAAGGCAAGAAGTCTTTAGATGCAGCTGAATATCCAACTAGTAAACCAAAGCCTGGACCTAAGCCACTAAAAGCAATGACTTTTATGGGATCACCTGAGACATCAAATCGACATTCTATATctgaaagtaaaaataatagaCCACATTCTTTAAATTTATCTGAAATCAACAATGTGGAAACAAAAGATGTTAGTGGTGTAACTCGCTCTGAATCAGTGCGTTCTCCAAAGAACATTATTAGTCCAAACCTTTCACCAACAAAGTCACCTTTGAAGTATAGTTCATCATTCAATGTACCAGGGGAGAGGCCTGCAACATCAACATTCCAGTCACCACCACCAGTACCTGGTTACCGACCTCATTCACCAAGAGTTCCCCCTCCCCCAAAACCAGCAACACCACCTGTTGTTTCTTCCAGAAACCAGTCACCATCATCCAGTCTTAGATCGTCATCGTCATCACCTAGCTTCCAATTTTATATTGATAACTTAGAATCAGGTCTATCTTATCCTACACGTACACCGTCACCAATAACTAGTTCTAGAACTTCTAGTCCAGTGCCTAAAAAGTACCAGTCCCCAGTGCAAAGTCCAGTGATTGCCAAATTACCATTACGTAGTGTAAAGTCAGGTCCACCAGTATATCCAAAGCCATTAAGAGCTACGCCTAGTCCCACTCCAAGTTCTACATCTTCAAAAACACCAGATTCTGATTCTCCACCACCACTTCCTTCTACAATCCCACCTATACCAAGCTCATTCTCATCACAAACTAACACTactccatcaccaccaccagcATTGCCAAATTCTCTACCACCAGGAATGGAAGTCTCCTTCTACGTTTCTCCAGACTCACCAGAACTACCAGATGATTCTTATAAAGCTGAAGAAATCCCCCAAGATGATGTTATTAAAATGGCGTTGGAAAAAGAATACTCCGGCAGCGATGCTTTAAATGATGCCATTGCAGATGTACAAAAACTTGTTGCATTTATAGAAAAGTATTCCGACACCGTGACACCAATTCCAGATGCGACACAATTCCAAGAATATAAACAGGATTTAGTTGCCAACACAAAGGAATTCACAGGAAATGTAAAACTTCTTGTAAGCAGTGCAGCTTTGAGTTATGAAAAGCTCACCAGCCGTGTTGAGGACAGTGTTCATACTCTGGCTAGGTTATATGACAATAGCAGATCTGCCATAGCTTCCATGTCGTCAGTGATGCAGGCACATAATCTTGGAACCAAG
- the LOC140048561 gene encoding uncharacterized protein isoform X2 has protein sequence MAHRERVSQWLPPAGNWNLRADLPYGWEAAIDENKKSYYIDHVSESTTRADPFEADDIQPVEREVTLVRDSALGFGFIAGSERPVVVRSVTEGGPSVDKLLPGDEICRIDDENVRMSDREYIINKIRNSIESIRLTVIQPYIDKTGLKSSFLSATKKHKLKNKPTRVRFAESPEGMAVTSIQGKVPASLVYLPSVLKVYLENNQTKSFKYDSKTNVKDVLNTLQEKLNITCMQYFSLVMQDMRSTSHHKFILLHENETLQNIASRPGSQHWKCLFRITFVPKDAYDLLTADENAFEYFYLQCCNDVINERFASELKFDVAVRLAALHIHQHVLSNHQTSKVSQKIIEREGGLDRFLPKSIIQHMKGRELRRMINHYIKQNQNLTAPGQKHLTALQTKLHYLKIISEQKTFGGKFYYATQLSTSSDDKRADVTLLIGPKCGIMQVIHLKGNITHHLADFDQLEFIELSHEGSNVIRVTIGVRDEEPIILMLQSDEGQDLINLINGYHKLYNEGDEPLITTMDSNSFLVCGETPRYRGQHTVAVSDWNYLSDMVSENLSSITRKEKIREGYMMADFSQGPPSFNQGSAFKFSPSLPNLKLSEQNHNDPLPVSTILNSPVYCSPQSPSEHSSDDSSSLEGIIEIMYNSKNNVETSNKPDTSPSKVQPDSVPVKEKRRRFSDILSPMRRTSLSDMRFDVTDTVATNDLITEHRKAKDSHVQLLKYRTVHSSSEDSDSDVETSDAPSGLQKVRDSMLLPKTKNHFSLWSFDKEDSLKEDQDGDTTVESDTIDLTLNRLNGSTVGNNNAKEENVISEDALKENGEVSENDNSDIPVSVIDLPSNVKKSSEVTKPSDEAHGMQMAAIEALSTLDSPAFAPREVKRRDIGYESDSGNETISSEIIDSGDVVGLTNSPNDYLDINTGPCNEDKDNESHDRGEILVNGTSQNSDTDSSSTLRGSTPNLSNIEVNDDDVGGDEYVPADFNSIDTLIASMVVPPPPSESTENDEFIKSLLPPPTFGDEESIENNQIVPPPPCFGEEIEETIDKDVSAIVPSLDLNSITNNDDSNDEEYIPDILQEITQTLDETNDKKCEEPSPLVQRRLGLMAVEPTQNSIDSGFVAESVDSDSIVSLQSTSENGNKTVASDSEDDTHETTVFTTDGTEFFLETLVFSKSPDKSKSPSEEEVEVEGEKPKTPPTPVPPPRRKYNTESFKRKMAMKEEQPKIHRPKSLDCLDIKRSSSMRVSTGSMEYLDDKSSVAIYATIKRSSTAIHRKSPVRADVLFQHSSDDTPTAEELNRDFCLPTDSKPIYRSQTFSSSDKVPHRKAPPPPVKPKRSPSPMFRKSTANDESNSNNNHKAPSKKEALLKRPLSFSNPFTRAKNALKGKKSLDAAEYPTSKPKPGPKPLKAMTFMGSPETSNRHSISESKNNRPHSLNLSEINNVETKDVSGVTRSESVRSPKNIISPNLSPTKSPLKYSSSFNVPGERPATSTFQSPPPVPGYRPHSPRVPPPPKPATPPVVSSRNQSPSSSLRSSSSSPSFQFYIDNLESGLSYPTRTPSPITSSRTSSPVPKKYQSPVQSPVIAKLPLRSVKSGPPVYPKPLRATPSPTPSSTSSKTPDSDSPPPLPSTIPPIPSSFSSQTNTTPSPPPALPNSLPPGMEVSFYVSPDSPELPDDSYKAEEIPQDDVIKMALEKEYSGSDALNDAIADVQKLVAFIEKYSDTVTPIPDATQFQEYKQDLVANTKEFTGNVKLLVSSAALSYEKLTSRVEDSVHTLARLYDNSRSAIASMSSVMQAHNLGTKVRDVANTFSSTLQIAQEAHGKPINHPKMQLLLRQAQTMAAILSALIRTLRILQN, from the exons TCACCGTGAAAGAGTCTCCCAGTGGTTACCCCCGGCAGGAAACTGGAATCTCCGAGCGGACTTGCCGTACGGATGGGAAGCAGCTATCGATGAGAACAAGAAGTCATATTACATTGA TCATGTCAGTGAATCAACAACACGTGCAGATCCGTTTGAGGCTGACGACATTCAACCTGTAGAACGTGAAGTCACCCTGGTACGTGACAGTGCTCTTGGATTCGGTTTTATCGCTGGCAGCGAGCGCCCTGTCGTCGTTAGATCGGTAACTGAAG GTGGCCCATCAGTGGATAAGTTGTTACCAGGTGACGAGATTTGCAGGATAGATGATGAAAACGTTCGGATGAGTGATCGAGAATATATCATAAACAAAATCAG aAATTCAATTGAATCTATACGACTGACTGTTATTCAACCGTACATCGATAAAACCGGTCTGAAATCATCGTTTCTGAGTGctacaaaaaaacacaaactgAAGAACAAGCCGACGAGGGTACGCTTCGCAGAATCTCCAGAAGGCATGGCTGTCACTTCCATTCAG GGTAAAGTTCCTGCTAGCTTAGTTTATCTACCAAGTGTTCTGAAAGTCTATCTTGAAAACAACCAGacaaaatcatttaaatatGACAGTAAAACAAATGTTAAG gaCGTATTAAACACTTTACAGGAGAAACTGAACATCACATGCATGCAGTACTTCTCGCTCGTTATGCAAGACATGCGGAGCACATCACATCATAAATTTATCTTACTTCATGAAAACGAAACACTTCAAAAT ATTGCATCAAGGCCAGGATCGCAGCATTGGAAATGTCTCTTTCGCATCACTTTTGTCCCCAAAGATGCATATGATCTCCTCACAGCAGATGAAAATGCCTTTGAATATTTTTATCTACAG TGCTGTAATGATGTTATAAATGAACGCTTTGCTTCTGAGCTCAAGTTTGATGTAGCAGTTCGGCTAGCAGCCTTACATATCCACCAGCACGTTCTAAGCAATCATCAAACAAGCAAAGTGTCACAGAAAATTATTGA GAGAGAAGGCGGTTTGGATCGATTCTTACCAAAGTCTATCATACAGCACATGAAAGGACGGGAGTTGCGCCGCATGATTAAtcattacataaaacaaaatcaaaatcttACAGCACCAGGACAAAAG CATTTAACAGCATTACAAACAAAACTTCATTATCTGAAGATAATCAGTGAACAAAAAACATTTGGAGGGAAATTTTACTATGCCACACAACTG TCAACATCATCAGACGACAAAAGAGCTGATGTAACCCTTCTGATTGGTCCAAAATGCGGCATCATGCAGGTGATTCATTTAAAGGGTAACATAACGCATCATCTCGCCGACTTTGATCAATTAGAATTTATTGAATTGTCACACGAGGGCAGCAACGTCATCCGGGTGACAATTGGCGTCAGAGACGAAGAG CCAATTATTCTAATGTTGCAATCTGACGAAGGGCAAGACTTAATTAACCTAATTAATGGTTACCATAAGCTGTATAACGAAGGTGATGAACCATTAATTACAACAATGGACTCAAACTCATTCTTAGTTTGTGGAGAAA CCCCTCGGTATAGAGGGCAGCATACTGTTGCTGTATCAGACTGGAACTATCTGTCTGATATGGTCTCTGAAAACCTATCCAGTATTACTAGGAAAGAAAAGATCCGAGAAGGCTATATGATGGCTGATTTCTCACAAGGTCCACCATCATTCAACCAAGGTTCTGCTTTTAAATTtag TCCATCTCTTCCAAACTTAAAGCTGTCTGAACAGAACCATAATGATCCTCTGCCAGTATCCACCATTTTGAACTCACCAGTGTATTGCAGTCCTCAAAGTCCATCAGAACATTCTTCAGATGATTCATCTAGTCTTGAAGGAATAATTGAGATAATGTATAACTCAAAGAACAATGTTGAAACTTCGAATAAACCTGATACATCACCCTCAAAAGTTCAACCAGATTCTGTGCCAGTTAAAGAAAAGAGAAGGAGATTTTCTGATATTTTGTCGCCAATGCGACGGACTAGTTTATCTGACATGCGTTTTGATGTCACAGATACAGTTGCTACAAATGATTTAATAACAGAACACAGAAAAGCAAAAGACAGTCATGTGCAACTGCTGAAATATCGAACTGTTCATAGTAGTTCTGAGGATTCAGACTCTGATGTTGAGACCAGTGATGCACCTTCTGGTCTCCAAAAAGTCAGAGACTCAATGTTACTGCCAAAGACTAAAAATCATTTTAGCTTGTGGAGCTTTGATAAAGAAGACAGTTTAAAAGAAGACCAGGATGGCGATACAACAGTTGAAAGTGATACCATTGATCTCACATTGAATAGATTAAATGGCTCAACAGTAGGTAATAACAATGCAAAGGAAGAAAATGTAATCTCAGAGGATGCTTTAAAAGAAAATGGAGAAGTATCTGAAAATGATAACTCTGATATTCCAGTTTCTGTGATTGATTTGCCatcaaatgttaaaaaaagtaGCGAAGTCACAAAACCATCTGATGAAGCACATGGTATGCAAATGGCAGCGATtgaagctctttctacacttgATTCTCCAGCGTTTGCTCCAAGGGAAGTAAAGAGAAGAGACATTGGTTACGAATCAGATTCTGGAAATGAAACCATATCCTCCGAGATCATTGATAGTGGAGATGTGGTGGGATTGACTAATTCGCCAAATGATTATTTAGACATTAATACTGGTCCTTGTAATGAGGATAAAGACAATGAGTCACATGATCGAGGAGAGATATTGGTTAATGGAACATCGCAAAACTCGGACACTGACAGTAGTTCTACTCTGAGAGGTAGCACTCCAAATTTGAGCAATATTGAAgtcaatgatgatgatgttggtgGTGATGAATATGTACCGGCAGATTTTAACAGTATTGATACTTTAATCGCATCTATGGTGGTTCCACCacctccttctgaaagtactgaAAATGATGAGTTTATTAAGTCGTTGCTTCCTCCACCAACATTTGGTGATGAGGAATCAATAGAAAATAATCAAATTGTTCCACCACCTCCTTGTTTTGGAGAAGAGATTGAAGAAACAATTGATAAAGATGTATCTGCCATTGTACCATCATTGGATCTAAATTCCATAACAAACAATGATGATAGTAATGATGAAGAGTATATACCAGATATTTTACAGGAAATTACACAGACACTTGATGAAACGAACGATAAAAAATGTGAAGAGCCTAGTCCATTGGTACAAAGAAGACTAGGGCTTATGGCAGTGGAACCAACACAAAATAGTATAGATAGTGGCTTTGTGGCAGAGAGTGTAGACAGTGATTCCATTGTGTCTCTTCAATCAACTTCAGAAAATGGCAACAAAACTGTTGCGTCTGACAGTGAGGACGATACTCATGAAACTACAGTTTTTACCACAGATGGTACTGAGTTCTTTTTAGAAACTCTTGTTTTTAGTAAGTCACCAGATAAATCGAAAAGTCCTTCAGAAGAAGAGGTAGAAGTAGAGGGAGAAAAGCCTAAAACACCTCCAACACCAGTTCCGCCACCAAGAAGGAAGTACAACACTGAATCTTTCAAAAGAAAAATGGCCATGAAAGAAGAACAGCCAAAAATTCACCGTCCAAAGTCACTTGACTGTCTTGATATAAAAAGATCATCATCTATGAGAGTTAGTACTGGTTCCATGGAATATCTTGACGATAAGAGTAGTGTTGCCATCTATGCAACAATTAAGAGATCATCAACAGCAATACATAGAAAGTCACCAGTTCGTGCTGATGTTCTCTTTCAGCATTCTAGTGATGATACTCCAACTGCTGAAGAACTCAACAGAGATTTCTGTTTACCGACTGATAGtaaacctatttatagaagtCAGACTTTTTCAAGCAGTGATAAGGTGCCTCACCGTAAAGCGCCCCCACCCCCTGTCAAACCAAAGCGTAGTCCTTCACCTATGTTTCGTAAATCAACTGCAAATGATGAATCAAATTCAAACAATAATCACAAGGCACCATCTAAAAAAGAAGCTCTTTTAAAGCGACCTTTGTCATTCTCAAACCCATTTACAAGAGCGAAAAACGCTCTTAAAGGCAAGAAGTCTTTAGATGCAGCTGAATATCCAACTAGTAAACCAAAGCCTGGACCTAAGCCACTAAAAGCAATGACTTTTATGGGATCACCTGAGACATCAAATCGACATTCTATATctgaaagtaaaaataatagaCCACATTCTTTAAATTTATCTGAAATCAACAATGTGGAAACAAAAGATGTTAGTGGTGTAACTCGCTCTGAATCAGTGCGTTCTCCAAAGAACATTATTAGTCCAAACCTTTCACCAACAAAGTCACCTTTGAAGTATAGTTCATCATTCAATGTACCAGGGGAGAGGCCTGCAACATCAACATTCCAGTCACCACCACCAGTACCTGGTTACCGACCTCATTCACCAAGAGTTCCCCCTCCCCCAAAACCAGCAACACCACCTGTTGTTTCTTCCAGAAACCAGTCACCATCATCCAGTCTTAGATCGTCATCGTCATCACCTAGCTTCCAATTTTATATTGATAACTTAGAATCAGGTCTATCTTATCCTACACGTACACCGTCACCAATAACTAGTTCTAGAACTTCTAGTCCAGTGCCTAAAAAGTACCAGTCCCCAGTGCAAAGTCCAGTGATTGCCAAATTACCATTACGTAGTGTAAAGTCAGGTCCACCAGTATATCCAAAGCCATTAAGAGCTACGCCTAGTCCCACTCCAAGTTCTACATCTTCAAAAACACCAGATTCTGATTCTCCACCACCACTTCCTTCTACAATCCCACCTATACCAAGCTCATTCTCATCACAAACTAACACTactccatcaccaccaccagcATTGCCAAATTCTCTACCACCAGGAATGGAAGTCTCCTTCTACGTTTCTCCAGACTCACCAGAACTACCAGATGATTCTTATAAAGCTGAAGAAATCCCCCAAGATGATGTTATTAAAATGGCGTTGGAAAAAGAATACTCCGGCAGCGATGCTTTAAATGATGCCATTGCAGATGTACAAAAACTTGTTGCATTTATAGAAAAGTATTCCGACACCGTGACACCAATTCCAGATGCGACACAATTCCAAGAATATAAACAGGATTTAGTTGCCAACACAAAGGAATTCACAGGAAATGTAAAACTTCTTGTAAGCAGTGCAGCTTTGAGTTATGAAAAGCTCACCAGCCGTGTTGAGGACAGTGTTCATACTCTGGCTAGGTTATATGACAATAGCAGATCTGCCATAGCTTCCATGTCGTCAGTGATGCAGGCACATAATCTTGGAACCAAG